The Xenopus tropicalis strain Nigerian chromosome 1, UCB_Xtro_10.0, whole genome shotgun sequence DNA segment CTTTGATTGTGCATGCATGTTAGCTCAATCATAATAATTGCATGTAGAAGTGTCTATTAACAATATGACTTAATAATAGCAGTCATACTAGCTTGTTGCATAATGTAGGGTGAGAACCTTGTCTCTGTTTGCCACCCGaccagtaaaaattatgcttgatatcaatgttattaataaggaagaAACATGTGTGGTAGGTTATCAGGGGCAGCAAAAAAGGCACTTTTGGGTTTTACACCGAAAAACACATAAATGATCAGGCACTCAATAATCCCAATGTTGACAGgttaaataaaagtaatacaaCAATATtaatagattaagaaagagagTTTATAAgctatatcccactgataggtcctgaatatatagataatcaccaattcagtgaaataaacaacaatttattggctcaaaatttaaCTAAACAATTCAAAtaaagcaaacatactataccaaacgacaaacaagtgcatcccagtgcctcatggtacccatacTCCGCCCTTCTAacacgtttcgcaccattgggtgcttcatcagaggaggattaaataaaaataataaatctttttttttatttttaatgccttATACATTTTGTGCCTcaatgtacttaatcatagggtATGATTAAGTGCCTTGAGGCACAAAACGTATAAGGCTTTTTTATGGACCTGTAAACTTTGATAAAGATACATTCTTCATTTACAGGGTTGCCTCTTCACTTCTGAGTTTTTAACTAGAAATTTGGGTATTTTAATGTAAGAGGGGCAAATGTAGGTGGCATTGAGAAGGCTAcctcaggggggcacaggggctatAATTGTCCCTGCCCCATATGGCTACATATgaattgtcattgttactttttattatctttctatagAAGGCCGCTCATATTTTTCTTCCATTGTGCCTCCTGAACTGCTGTCTGATAGGGGAGGTATGCaggcccctagcaaccaagtaggcATCAACAGGAAAACCGcagaacaaaaatgaaataattcaaaaacctggTTCACCCACCATCCCATTTCaccaatataaaatataagctACGTATGCATTCCTGCAGGCCATCATAGAGAATTCATATTAAATAAAATCATGAATATTGAaaggatttttctttttattatttcccaTGTGCTGCCAGTCAGTGCCATATTATGAAGTATGAAGATTAGTGTTAGGTTGATAAATGTTATGGTCAGTGACAATATATGTAAAACTGTCAATATATTGCTGTATATTTGGTTACACCTGTGTTTTTGTTTGAGATGTACATATATCATCCTCTTTTATTTGTGACCTCTCTGCTgcattataatatataacatgcccACCCACAGGTGCACCCTGTTGCTAGACTAGAACTACAAACAGCGACCTTTGAGGGCACAttggcaagtgttttttttcctagatGATGAGTAAGTCCATAATCGCATCTGTGGATTCTTTATACTCGGTCCAGGAACAACACTGCAAGGTAGCAAAAGCCATTTCTTTGTGGCAACCCCTCCCTGTGCACTACTCTCATTACTATGAGAGCCAAAGTTAAAGATGATAGCTGACTGGTGGGTTCTGTTTTTACCATTACAGAATAAAGATAActatattatacaaaataaattaaaaaatcataAGAGCTTGCTTAGATTGGTGGGTGATGAAACTAAAGCTATTCGTCTCATGTATTTGTAGGTTccacataaaaaagaaaaaagctaaaAGCATATGTAGCATATGTGCTACATGGCAGGCTGATAATTTTGATCAGAAGGTGCACAGTAAAACTGGAAAATAAGCTTCAGAGACACAGCTTTCAACAAAGAAAGACTGTCACACACAAATGTTTCAAACCAACCATTGCTAAACTATGTCATTCTAAGCACCAGCCTGCATGTGGAAAATGCAAATAGTTGTTTATACACCAGCCTGTTAGacttttttctaattctcttgaTAAAAAAATGCTTAGGGCATACTTAGATAAACATGTACATTACAGCAGGCTGGATTTATTTAAACGTTTATTTGCATTTTCCAAAGGCAAGGTCAGTGTATGGAATTACATCCATTAGAAGGTAACATGGGTGAAGATAGAATCTCATAGGAAGGTGTGCATGGAGAGAACATCCCCGGTATGACAGACTCACCATAATCAGATAGCAGACCTTTTGAAACACCTTCGGAAGAAAAAATGCAGGGACAAGTGAAACCTTACTgataattttttttgggggggggggcagatgtgtgtatggacattttaaatttaaaaatagttaatggaaatatataaactgcagcaaataatgaCATGGATACAATTTATACAGTTGCACAGTGAGAATAATAGCTATTCAACTTAATCTATTGAATTAATTTACCTAAAGAACACAGATTCAAAACTCTGACTTACGTTTATGATATACAGAAATGAATTAGATCTGAAGCAAACGGTTGTGAATTGCCACATACCTTTTTCCATGTGAAGGATCACTAGGTGTTTTTCTTGAGGCTTTGCAAGCAAACTTACAAAGTGCTTGAGTACCTCCAGAGCAGCCTGATGCTTTTCTTCAGGACATATCCCAAACACTTTTAGGTCCTCTGCTTCCCATGACTCCCTTTGTACTGCATTCAAGAAAGCACTGTCATATTTCCTTATTATACCCTGAGTTTCCCACTTGCTCCAGCCTGGAGCAGACACCCCACACATCTGTTTGTCCTGCTCCTCAGTTCCCAGCTCCCGTCTCACAAGTTGACTAGATCGAGAAAAGGTTTTTGGAAGAACAATTGCTTTATAATCTTCTTTTGCAACCTTTGGAACTGACTTGCTTGATAAAGTAAGACACATCATTGGCAACATAAGTAGCCACCAACCTAAACTTACAATTCCCATTACAGTGTAGTTGAAAAACAATATTGGTAGCATCTCAGTCATGAAAGGTAATGCAGCATCAATCCTCTTGCTTCACACACGTATTTGTGCAGAAAGGCATGTTACAAATACCTCCTTGCATTCAGAAAATATTAGTGATGCCTTTACTGCCAAGCTTTGTTCGAGATGCTGGGAGGTTCCCGCATTTTGGCCAAGCTAAGACCTTGAGTTCACTGTGGGATGCGCATTCCCAAACTGTGCTGTcccatgtttttaattttttttactttgcaaaatGAATGGGATCCCTCACAGCTTATTTTTAGAAAGCCACCCCTGTGAAACTCTCCCATACCTTGTCCTTGACAACTCACAAAACCTCTATTGTGGAAACTCTGTCAGGGATATTGCTGGAATAACCAATGCACCACTCTGTAGTACATATTAAATCAGGAATTCCCAGTAGGATATTGCAGGCCTCAATCCATTTGCACAGAATGCAAAACAATGCAAATATGTTTTGTTTCAATTGACCATGCAAATCTTTGTTATTATAGCTTTGCTTCCTGTAACTAACTCTACTACATACACACAAAATGAGAAACCACATTATATTATTTCAaaggtgggatttttttttaatgatttaaaacataccacaaataaaaaaaactgggaAAAATATGCTTATCTTTGAAAAAGAAATACATCAGTTGGTGGGAGGGGGTGGAGGAATATTTGTTGGTCCATCGCTAGGTAAAGGTGGCCTCATCATTGGAGGCATAGGGCCAGGTGGGAGAACACCAGGTGCTGGAGGTGGTACACCTGGCGCTGGTGGAGGAGGTACCCCTGGGGCAGGAGGAGGTGGAACCCCTGGCGTTGGAGGGAGTGGCACACCAGGTGCAGGGGGCGGAGGCACTCCTGGGGCAGGTGGTGGGGGTACACCAGGAGGAGGAATGCCTGGAGGAGGAATGCCTGGAGGTGGAACACCAGGTGGAGGCACAGCAGGATTAGGAGGTGGTGGTACACCAGGTGGTGGTACGCCAGGAGGAGGAAGAGAAGGTGGGGGCACAGGAGGGTGCACCCCAGGAGGAGGAACAACTGGGGCAGGTGGAAGCTGTGGTGGCGGTACAGGAGGTGCAGGTGTCCCAGGTGGCATTGGGGGCATAGGCAGTCCTCctggaggaggaggcggcatattcTCAGGCATTGGAGGACGTGCTTGTATCCCATTGATGGCTGGAGGAACAGGTCTTTTAACACCAGGTGGTGCTGGAGGCAAAGTGGGTGCTTGTGGAGGCTTCTCCATCTTAAAGTGGAACTGTAGGAAAAACTGAAAGAGAGGGCAAAGGAAAAAGTGTTGAAAAGGTCACATACTGTAGCTCCAAGCCTTTACAAGGTAATCCAGAAGTATTCAGAAATGTGTAGAAAAACTAGAGTGTTACCAAACGGTTTCCGGCAACATTTTTTCGTGTGGATATAACCTTAGCCTTACACTATGATGATCTGATATTTGGCACTATGACTGAGGATTTTTTACAGTGGGGatatttgttatttaaaaatgGAGTGGTGATGTAATCCATTTCAATAAGGGGTACATCACATTCAAATAGTTATTTAGTGTTTTACTTTATACAGTTTATATCTGGGAAGTCctatatttggctttttttttttttacatttaggctTAAATACATTATGCTGCAATTTTCTCCATTTAGTGCCTATGCCTGTGGTAACTGGTTATACCCGGtggctgtatgtaataataaacaAAGAATATACTGCCTTTGTTGCAGTTACTACTAACCTACTACAATGTTGTTTAATGGTGATTGTGTATTTGTCtgatatttatgcattattacCTTAAAGACAGGACTGGGGGGTTATTTATTGTTCCTTTATGGCTTTTtactatacatttatttaaataatataaaaaaagaatatttatacACACAATGTTAAACCTCAGCCTGTTtggcatttaaagaaaaaagggtAGGCAAAACTATTAAATTAACTATCCCTATGGCATACTGCAGGACTGTAGGTGTTTTGCCACCCACCCCTGTATAATTTGCAGCTTGGTGGGCAGCTTGTAACTGCCCTTCCATAGACTTTTATAGTGATCACCTGGGCACTGCGTACACAATCACACGTCAGGCAATTATCTTGTCTTGGAGGAAATATGCAAAATGTGCACAAAATGAACACATGTAATTAAGACTACTAGGGTACATACGTGAGGGATCCCCCTTTTGCACAAGATGTATTTTATATTACCTGTTTTGTCTCTCTGTTCCAATGTGTCCAAAACTTTCCCTCCACTTTGTCTATTTCTCGACTTGGGACCTGTTGGATAAAAGAAAAAGTGCTGTAGAAATTCCACAATTGGATACATGGATAAAATAATTCTTGTCAATTTTCAGTAGGTTAGTGCAGGCTGTACTAAAAATATGTCATTTTGCAGAAATGGTGGGTGTTTGGTACGCCTACTGAATCGTATTTGAAGAATATATAATTGTGTTATAAGGTGAGAAGGGTTTTGTATGTGCGAGTTTTTCAAAGTTATGGTTTCAAATGCTAGAGAAAGGCTTGCTCTATAGCTTATCCTACCTTAAAAGCAATAGTTTCATAGGGCTCTGCAGCCATCAGCAGGTACTGCCATCGTCTGTCTGGGGGCTCAATCCTCTGTTCGTATGCAGACATAAAGCGGTGTCGGGGCATGATACCTTCAGCTATCTCAGGATAGTCAATCTGCAGAGAAAGAAAGACAGGGCTGAAGCATCATTACAGCATGGGCACCCCTATAGCATCTGGAGCATCATTGACATATTGGTTATTGTTTTAGGGGTAACATTTATGACAATACTTGTTGTCATCAGTAATATAGAAttttttgtaatacaggtatggaacctcttATCCAGATTGCTTGCGACCCAGGGTTTTCTTTAAatcaaccaaatacaattgttttgtctccaataagtaACAATTAtattagttggcatcaagtacaaggtactgttttattattacagaaaaagggactttgtttttaaaaatctaaattatttgtttaaaatagagtctaagAGAGATGGCATATCAGTAAATCACATTATTACCTGAAACAACAAAGACTGCTGGGCCATTTCTGGATCTCTCTGCTTAGTcactagaaaataaataaatgtatggctTTATTATCAGTCAGTGAAATAATATCATTTACTCTTTCACATTCAAGATACAGGGCAGAAACAGCTGCAATGCTGAGTGGCCAAATCAATATCAGTGCAAAAAACATCACTAATGCTGGAAACATTTGCTAACAGGACTTCTAAATGTTTAAAACATTCTAACAGCAGCAACAAAAGGTAGATGAAAGTGTGACTGCATAATTCTGACATCCATCTGAAAGCACCTAGTGATATACCTGCACTGATGGGTGCAGAGGACTGTTGCAAGCAGATGATTAAGCCAAATGTTAGCATAACCAGTCTTCAAACAAAAAGATAGGCTATTAAATGTAAGGGTAATCCACATGTGACTGAGGATACCAAAAAAGATTATTATGTTGGAATCAGGGTTATAAACCACTGCATTCATATAAAAGACATATTGACACAACACTTAATCTCACCCTTGTATCCAGGTCGACCAATTTTGACAAATTTCTTCACTTCTACCTTTACTTTTTCTGGGGCAGGTTGTGCTGGTGCTTCCTTTGCTTCTTTGGCCGCTCGGCGAGCTCtgatcaaaaggaaaaaaaaaagtaagaatgtCTGCAACTGTTCACAAAATGATCTTTAATAAGACAGTGCCAGAGAAATCAGTACAGCAATTTGACACaacttaaaatgtttaaaattaagGAGAATTAACCATTCCTCTGCCACACCTCTCGATCTGAGAGGTTAAGAGAATGGAGAAAGCCAGAACATTAAAACCTATGGCTCTGGCAGTTACTCCCTTGACTGCAAACACCATACCTTTTATGATCTACCTGCAGCAAGCGGTTAATAACTGTAGATGTTGTGCACAAACCCTGACAAGATGCATGGAGGACTGGTTTTGGTTGGAATTAAAAATGGGTTGGGTGGTTTCCTTTCCTACAATTATCTGTCAAGTTTGGGTTTAGGAAGGAATTCCCACCACAACGTTCAACTGAAGTACAGTTTGGGGGTGGCTATGTTTACATTCTTTAGATAAATAATGGAAACTTTGACTTGACATTGCTGtgttttttaatgcataaaatcaGCACATTTAACTTACAAATTTGTCTGATGCTTTTTTCCTTGTGTATGAGCCAGATAACTCCCCTACAGAAAGAGAAGATACCAACAATGAATGGAGAAGCAAGTGGCATTTTTGAGTAAATACATATCCTTTCAGTTAGTTGCATATGTACTTGAAAGTGGGTTATACTATGCATTTGTGTAACTCTTGAATACCCCTTAATAGCATCTAAGAGAGTCAAAATGAGTGAGcatgtcacaataaaaaaaataaaattatgcgATAAGAAAATGACCTTTATGCCTTTtaaaccaataagattttttcttttaaacaggtgaccagtaaatgcaacctgctaattggttgctataggtcacagcacctgggcaaactcagtgctttttattacataatcccattaGTGTCTAAACGCACCTGCCAGCTC contains these protein-coding regions:
- the sf3a2 gene encoding splicing factor 3A subunit 2 isoform X1, whose product is MDFQHRAGGKTGSGGVASASESNRDRRERLRQLALETIDINKDPYFMKNHLGSYECKLCLTLHNNEGSYLAHTQGKKHQTNLARRAAKEAKEAPAQPAPEKVKVEVKKFVKIGRPGYKVTKQRDPEMAQQSLLFQIDYPEIAEGIMPRHRFMSAYEQRIEPPDRRWQYLLMAAEPYETIAFKVPSREIDKVEGKFWTHWNRETKQFFLQFHFKMEKPPQAPTLPPAPPGVKRPVPPAINGIQARPPMPENMPPPPPGGLPMPPMPPGTPAPPVPPPQLPPAPVVPPPGVHPPVPPPSLPPPGVPPPGVPPPPNPAVPPPGVPPPGIPPPGIPPPGVPPPPAPGVPPPPAPGVPLPPTPGVPPPPAPGVPPPPAPGVPPPAPGVLPPGPMPPMMRPPLPSDGPTNIPPPPPTN